The DNA region CACCACCCAGGCCCCGTTCATTGAAAAGGCCCGCGAACAGGGCGAGCTCTACATCGTCCAGCCCTATTCTCTTTATTCTGAAGAAAACCACGAGACTTGGCGGCAGCTTTACCACCGCATGCTTCCCCAATGGGAAAAGTATGCGAACGAGCACTTCTTGAAAGGGATCGCCAACCTGTGCTTGAACCCCGACCGCGTTCCCCGGTTGGATGACGTCAACAAATTCCTTAACCCGCTTACCGGGTTCAGCGCAAAGCCGGTTAGCGGCTACGTTCCGGCATTCCAATTCTTCGACTGCCTGCGCAACCGCGACTTTCCCACCACCATCACAATGCGGATGCTCTCCAAGCTCGACTATCTGCCAGAGCCGGACATCTTCCACGACATTGCCGGGCATGTACCCATGCACACAGACAAAGCCTTTGCCGACACGCTGGTCAAATTCGGCGAATGCGCCCACACCGCCGCGATGATCGCCAAGGACATCAAGGACAAAGAAACCCAGCACCGCAAGCTTGCCAGCATCATCAAGGCTATGGCGCGGTTCTTTTGGTTCACCATCGAATTCGGCCTGATGAACGACAGCAAAGGCGGTGGGCTTAAAGCCTACGGCAGCGGGCTGCTCAGCAGTTTCGGCGAGTTGGAATACAGCCTGACCTCACCCGAGGTCCAGCGCTACCCCGTTCAACTGGAGTGGGTGGTCAACCAGTATTTTGAAATCGATTCCTACCAGCCGCTGCTGTTCGTCGTCGACAGCTTCGACCACCTCTTTTCACTGGTCGACGAGTTGGAAAAGTGGATGAAAGAGGGCAAGCTCGACAATGTAGCCTTTGGCGAACCCGGGGTGGGTGACGAGGACATCGACAGCTTTTTGGAAAGCTAAACCCGTTGCTTGAACTCTGGGGGCGTGAACCGCTCGCTCACGTCTTGCGTGGAAGGACGTGAAAATTCGCTTTGGAGGACAACGTCGTTGACGACCTCTTTCAATTGGGCGACTTCACCCTTCAAGGCTTGGATTTCCGCATGGGTCTGCCGGGCGTTTGCGTCAACCCACTGCGCCAGTTCCGGGTTCCCGCCCCGGTGCCGGGCTTCCACAATCCGGCGGACTTGGCTCAAGATGATCCATGTCATCAGCACAAGCGTGCTACCCCCGAAAAAGACGACTCCCATGATCCAGTCGTTGTCTTGAACCTGGGCCAACAGGAACGGCATTCGATCATCCATTTGCATCAGACTCCCCGATCCTTTGTTGGAGGTCGCGTCGGGCGAGCGGCCTCAAATCGTCCAAATCCAGGGCCTGCTGATGCATTGAAGCTCTCAACTGCGCCACTTCCGCCCGCAGCGACTGCAACTCATGCATGAGTGCGGCTTGTGATTGGTGGTCTCCCTGCCCTTGGTGGATCAACTCGGCCATTTTCCGTTGGTGAGAGGTCAGGATCGCCACAATGGGGATCCCAAACGTCAGGGCGATTGCAAGCAGGGGGATGAGTTCTCCAGGCACGATTTGCTCCAATAGTACCGGGAATGGCGACCCCTGCGGTCCCTGCTGGCCAATATCGAAGGCGCTTGCGGTCGCCACTCTGGCCGGGGTCGCCGTTGTTTGCCCGTTGCCGATACATTACACGAACTACTTGATTTCCTGAAGCCTGTTGGGACTATTTCTAATTTTTTCAGATTAGTTTTTCAGAAATTTTGATCTCTTTTGCTCATTTCCATATGGTTTCTAATTTAACCCGACCCTCATAAATGGCCTTGCCGACGATCACCGCCTCACAACCGGTTCCGGCCAGTTCTGCCAAATCCTCTGGGCCGGACACCCCTCCGCTTGCGATGATCGGCACCCGCATCTGATCGACCCATTCCCTCACCATTCCGATATTGGGGCCCTCCAGCATCCCATCCGTGGCGATATCGGTCACCACGAACCGCCGGCACCCGAGCCCAGCCAACTGGTGCCCCAAGTCGAGTCCTCTGATTCCGGAAACTTCCCCCCAACCGTGGGTGGAAACGAGGCCGGACTTCATGTCGATCCCGGCTACCAAGGCTTCGCCGAATTCGCCGATCCATCCGGCCGCCTCCTGCAGGTTTGCCACCAACCGCGAACCGACCAC from Armatimonadota bacterium includes:
- the hisA gene encoding 1-(5-phosphoribosyl)-5-[(5-phosphoribosylamino)methylideneamino]imidazole-4-carboxamide isomerase — protein: MLAIPAIDLIDGQAVRLRQGDYAQKTIYDPDPAHMAQRFQTHGAPWIHMVDLDGAKAGGPRNLEILRRVRQKTDLRIQWGGGIRTREDFLKALEWGADRVVVGSRLVANLQEAAGWIGEFGEALVAGIDMKSGLVSTHGWGEVSGIRGLDLGHQLAGLGCRRFVVTDIATDGMLEGPNIGMVREWVDQMRVPIIASGGVSGPEDLAELAGTGCEAVIVGKAIYEGRVKLETIWK
- a CDS encoding phenylalanine 4-monooxygenase gives rise to the protein MSSLVEADFAPGIGMTTTQAPFIEKAREQGELYIVQPYSLYSEENHETWRQLYHRMLPQWEKYANEHFLKGIANLCLNPDRVPRLDDVNKFLNPLTGFSAKPVSGYVPAFQFFDCLRNRDFPTTITMRMLSKLDYLPEPDIFHDIAGHVPMHTDKAFADTLVKFGECAHTAAMIAKDIKDKETQHRKLASIIKAMARFFWFTIEFGLMNDSKGGGLKAYGSGLLSSFGELEYSLTSPEVQRYPVQLEWVVNQYFEIDSYQPLLFVVDSFDHLFSLVDELEKWMKEGKLDNVAFGEPGVGDEDIDSFLES